The DNA window TTCCAAAAGAGGACTACGAAATCCTATACGAATTATACTTCAAGAATACTTCAATTCATAAGTTAGCAAGTAAACTTGGTATCACACGCCCAGCAGTGAGATACCGAAGGAACAGGGCATTGGAGAGACTAAGAAAAATAATCTTAAAACAAGCAAAAAATTAACGGAATAATTCACTGAAAGAACCGTAAGTTACAAAAGAGTAAAGTTTTGAAATATTTGGCAAGAGAATATAATAAAAAAAGGAGATCTCTGCATGAAAAAAGTTAAGATTAATTTCCATAGAAACCAAAGAAGTGCAAAGTTTTAATCTGAACAAATTGAGAGAAATGGTTATCCTTGCATCGAAAAAATTTAAAAATCTGAATATAATCTCATTAAGGAGGTAGTAAAGATGAACGATAGAACAAAAACAAAAAATATCATTAATAAGGTAATTCCCAGTGCTGAAACTGAAATTCCTCTTTTAAGTTCCCACTTGCCCAAGTTAGATGTATATGAAAAATCCCAAGGCGAATGGTATATCAAAAGTCACGATGCAGATGGAAAAGAAAAGTTAGTACTCGATGAGAATAAAAACCAAAAAAGGCCAGAAGAGATAGTTAGACAACTTTTCTTATTTGAACTAACAGATAACTATGGATATCCGATTGATAAGATAAAAGTTGAAGAATCAGTAAGCTTTGGCCGAGAAAAGAAAAGGGCAGATATTGTCGTATATCAGGAAGACGGAATCACCCCTTGGATAATCGTCGAAGTAAAAGAGCCAAACGAAAGATTAAACATACCACAGCTTAAAAGTTATCTCAATGCCGAAGGCTCACCTATAGGTGTTGCAATTAACGGAAAAGAAATAACTATTCTTTACAGGCCATACCCAAAAGAGTTTGAGGATAACCTACCAGACATACCTACATATCCTGAGTACTCAGAAGTTAAAAATTCAGCAAACCCTGCAATAGATGTTTCAGAAATAGTGTTAAGCA is part of the Caldisericum sp. genome and encodes:
- a CDS encoding sigma-70 family RNA polymerase sigma factor translates to PKEDYEILYELYFKNTSIHKLASKLGITRPAVRYRRNRALERLRKIILKQAKN